From the Nodularia sp. NIES-3585 genome, one window contains:
- a CDS encoding polysaccharide biosynthesis tyrosine autokinase has translation MPSYQEDQDEINLQQYWLTVKRRWLLIATIITSVFGFTAFVTFSQKPIYQAEGKLIFDKQSSVSSLTGVSERVGELSRLTNLSNPLDTQAEIIRSHPLIQQTIDNLQLKNQEGEPLGVGSFLGKLKVTTIRGTDVLQLSYNSIDPQEAQSTVNQLMAAYLNNNVLNNRSQAAAAREFLTEQLPLVEAKVSEAELALRRFKERNEVVALEEEAKQGVERVYEISNQITLLRARLVDASSRSSALQNQLQLNTEQATALSTLSQSRAVQQVLLEYQKVQDQLAVERSRLTDEHPVVVNLLNEEEALRIQLEGRVTQTLGSSQPIPEQNLQIGELKQALTANLVQVEVERLGLENQVDVLTQAFTFDQVRLRSLPRLEQQQLQLQRQLQVARNTYEQLLGRLQEVQLVENQNVGNARIISEALLPDKSISPRIKLNLALGGFLGILLAFGSALLLDAVDKSVQTAEEAEKLFDYPLLGKVPKLLRDEHTTELPLLDNPYSSVNTAFEMLQINLGFTISDKKLKVIVVSSCLPGEGKSFITANLAVATAQMGQRVLLIDADMRRPSQQEVWQVRNLIGLSNVLVGQATLAQSCHEALVNLHLLTAGTIPPNPAALLDSERMHELLQEASQDYDCVIIDTPPLTFIADASIIGKLADGILLVARPGVVNSDAIRTTKTLLENSRLSVLGMVVNGVSGDSSYYYNNSHYYHQQNGNRKKHTIESQFQGITEKWLKK, from the coding sequence ATGCCTTCCTATCAAGAAGACCAAGACGAGATTAATTTACAACAGTATTGGCTGACAGTGAAAAGACGATGGTTGCTCATAGCAACCATCATCACTTCTGTTTTTGGCTTTACAGCGTTCGTTACTTTTAGCCAAAAGCCGATTTATCAAGCCGAAGGCAAGCTGATTTTTGATAAGCAAAGTAGTGTTTCTTCTCTGACAGGTGTCAGTGAGCGGGTAGGAGAGCTAAGTAGATTGACAAATCTCTCTAACCCTCTGGACACCCAAGCCGAAATTATTCGCTCCCATCCCCTGATCCAACAAACTATTGATAATTTACAGCTAAAAAATCAGGAGGGTGAACCTTTAGGGGTAGGTAGTTTTCTGGGGAAGTTAAAAGTCACAACTATCCGAGGTACAGATGTTTTGCAACTTTCTTACAATAGTATTGATCCTCAAGAAGCACAGTCTACCGTCAATCAACTGATGGCTGCTTATCTGAACAATAATGTGCTTAACAACCGTTCTCAGGCCGCAGCTGCACGGGAATTTTTAACCGAGCAATTACCCCTGGTTGAGGCAAAAGTTTCAGAAGCAGAATTGGCACTGCGTCGGTTTAAAGAAAGAAACGAGGTTGTTGCTTTAGAAGAAGAAGCTAAACAAGGAGTTGAAAGGGTATATGAAATATCCAATCAGATAACTTTACTCCGGGCGCGATTGGTAGATGCTAGTAGCCGTTCTAGTGCTTTGCAAAATCAATTGCAATTGAACACAGAGCAAGCTACAGCACTTAGCACTTTAAGCCAGTCAAGAGCCGTACAACAAGTGCTATTAGAATACCAGAAGGTTCAAGACCAGTTGGCTGTGGAAAGGTCAAGATTGACAGATGAACATCCAGTAGTTGTTAATTTGTTAAACGAGGAAGAAGCTCTCCGAATACAGTTAGAAGGAAGAGTAACCCAAACTCTGGGTAGTTCACAGCCCATACCAGAGCAAAATTTACAAATAGGAGAACTGAAGCAAGCCTTAACTGCTAATTTGGTACAAGTAGAAGTAGAACGATTGGGATTAGAGAATCAAGTTGATGTATTGACGCAGGCATTTACATTTGATCAAGTACGTCTAAGAAGCTTACCCAGACTAGAACAACAACAGCTACAGTTGCAACGACAGCTACAAGTGGCAAGAAATACCTATGAACAACTGCTAGGACGATTGCAAGAAGTTCAATTGGTGGAAAACCAGAATGTGGGGAATGCCAGGATTATTTCTGAGGCTTTATTGCCAGACAAATCAATTTCTCCTCGCATTAAATTGAATTTAGCCCTTGGAGGCTTTTTAGGGATACTCTTGGCTTTTGGATCTGCTTTATTGCTAGACGCTGTAGACAAGTCTGTACAAACAGCCGAGGAAGCCGAGAAGCTATTTGACTATCCTTTGTTGGGTAAAGTTCCGAAGCTGCTTCGTGATGAACATACAACCGAATTACCCTTATTAGATAATCCTTATTCATCGGTGAATACTGCCTTTGAAATGCTGCAAATCAACCTTGGTTTTACAATTTCTGACAAGAAACTCAAGGTGATTGTGGTAAGCAGTTGTTTGCCGGGTGAGGGGAAGTCTTTTATCACAGCTAATTTGGCAGTGGCTACCGCCCAGATGGGACAGCGAGTGCTATTGATTGATGCTGATATGCGCCGCCCTAGCCAACAGGAAGTGTGGCAAGTACGCAATTTGATTGGGTTAAGTAATGTTCTTGTGGGTCAGGCTACTTTAGCACAGAGTTGTCACGAAGCATTAGTAAATTTACACTTGCTGACGGCTGGAACCATACCGCCTAACCCAGCTGCGCTATTAGACTCAGAGCGTATGCACGAGTTACTGCAAGAAGCCTCCCAAGATTATGATTGTGTGATTATTGACACCCCGCCTTTAACATTTATTGCTGATGCCTCAATTATAGGCAAATTGGCAGATGGAATATTGTTAGTTGCCCGTCCTGGTGTGGTTAATTCGGATGCCATTAGGACTACAAAGACATTGTTAGAAAACTCACGGTTGTCGGTATTGGGTATGGTCGTGAATGGTGTATCTGGTGATAGTAGTTACTACTACAATAATTCTCATTACTATCATCAACAAAATGGGAATCGGAAAAAGCATACTATTGAGTCTCAATTCCAAGGAATCACGGAGAAATGGCTAAAAAAATAG